The SAR324 cluster bacterium genome window below encodes:
- a CDS encoding DUF2846 domain-containing protein: MFIQKMFLTGYILITATILVSCSATGPLFKESSKVDDWATVYIYRPRVFCLSARKPDIYINGVKIIELQNNGYTSFRLKPNTNLIESKGLNDSPSMHTKINFELFDTNQYYIEYHIVCNWGIIGMNGYAIFKVKEKIVALPEISQTHYQAPLIEYVESSTSQQ, from the coding sequence ATGTTTATACAAAAGATGTTTTTGACTGGATACATATTAATCACAGCCACCATTTTGGTTTCTTGTTCAGCCACAGGACCATTGTTTAAAGAATCATCTAAGGTTGATGATTGGGCAACGGTGTATATTTACAGACCTAGAGTTTTTTGTTTAAGCGCAAGAAAACCAGATATTTATATAAATGGAGTCAAAATTATTGAATTACAAAACAATGGTTATACATCATTTCGTCTCAAACCAAATACAAATTTAATCGAATCAAAGGGATTGAATGATTCACCAAGTATGCATACAAAAATTAATTTTGAGTTATTTGATACAAATCAATATTACATTGAATATCATATCGTATGTAATTGGGGGATCATAGGAATGAATGGATATGCCATTTTTAAGGTTAAAGAAAAGATTGTAGCACTCCCCGAAATCTCCCAGACTCACTATCAAGCACCACTCATCGAATATGTGGAATCGTCTACGTCACAGCAATGA